In Vicia villosa cultivar HV-30 ecotype Madison, WI linkage group LG7, Vvil1.0, whole genome shotgun sequence, the DNA window ctcactaatatataacaacagcaatgtagtgagctttgatgaagatgaagtttgtgagctttgattttaacagcgtttcagcaagtttgtattcacagaattcgtcagaatcggtaaccttgattctcataagaacttcatatttataggcacttgagaagatgaccgttgggagcatttaatgctttgcatattccgtacagcattgcatttaatgtttcactcttttgtcaactacctcgagccttgtttacgctgtgtctactgacattgcctttaatagcttctaacgttccttttgtcagtcagcgtagcctgccatcttgtacttgcttctgatctgatgtttgtgtatacaacgtttgaatatcatcagagtcaaacagcttggtgcagagcatcttcttgtcttcagaccttgaagtgcttatgagcgtgataccatgagaacttcagtgcttctgcttctgatctcaagttcttctgatgcttccatagacccatgatttgatttttctttgaccatcttctgatgtcttgccagaccatgttctgatgttgcatgctgaaccttctgagtcaaagcttctgagcgctgatttgtgcatactctttatatatttcctgaaagggaaattgcagtgtattagagtaccacattatctcatccaaaattcatatccttgttatcatcaaaactaagaatattgatcagaacaaatcttgttctaacaattggtATGGTGGAAAGTATTGGGTATTCACAGACCACATCAGGTGCCCGGAAGCAGCAGATTAACATGATGCTGCGTGACGGGGGGTTTGTATTCATATTTATTGTATAATTTATCAAACATATCTTATGTGACTATGTAGATGACATGGTTTGTATTATTTCTTCAGTGAGAATACTATCAATTGCACGCTTTGGGAATCCTATGTTGAACAATTCATGAAGTTCAAGCAGGAGCGCGGAGATGATTCTGGTCCTATTTTTGTCATGATCCAATATGCGAAAGTCAAGGAACAGGGTTAGTAATTGAATATAGATGGTTAGATATCCTTGTATTTTGATATAGATGGTTATGTAACATTCTATTTGAATAGGTAAGTTTCCACTGTCCGTGACAAACACGTTTAATGTTACCGTCCTTGGTCTGAATACTGATTTGCTGCCGATGAAAGAGTTTATAGAAAGGTATGCTCCCTGGATTTGCTCTTGTGTGGTtttaatttttatgcaatgtgATTGTTACATTACTGTCTTCCTTTGACAGTTTTCCGAAGGATTCCATGATTACGTTGTCTGGCCAGGAGGGTTCCAATTCACAGCTTTCAGCACAGAACTCTGAAAATCAACAGATGACTCCTGTACAGAAATTGCTTTCAAAGGCTGTTGTAATGCCTATTGGGGATATTATAAAACTTAGAACTGTATGTTTGGAAGTTGTTGGCCCTTTATTCTGATTTAGTATATATTGCCATTTTTCCGTTGCATTTGACTGTGTATCGTATTATCTTTTGGTTCCATAATTGCAGATTACATTTTGTGCGACTGTTGGAGAAACTAAAATGCTGGTTGCCTCTCCGTATGGCTGGTATTATCGTGGTTGTCATGCTTGCTCATGTATTGCGCGTGGTGATAGAGCTCCGTTTGAGTGTGAGGCTGGACATTTCACTGAGGCAGAGATTTTTAGGTTAACATACTTGtcacatgttttatgttatttCATTTATATGTGTGATTGTCAAGGTACTGAACATGACCTTTTTGAGTGCTCTATGTATACTGCGAATGTAGGTATAAAATTGAGATTGAGGTTACTCATGCCGGGAATAGCTGTAACTTTCTATTTTGGGACCGAGAGTGTGAGTTACTTTTGGGATTGTCTGCTTCTCAGCTGCGTCATACAATGATTAAGGTATTTCCGTTTACATACTGTTGGAAAAACATAGACAATTATGCCAGAGTTAACTGATCTTTGTCTTGCAATCTCCTACAGGCTGGCATTCATGATCCCTTGGAATTCCCACTGGCATTGGATCAGATGTTGGACTGCAAGATGGCCTCCAAAGTTAAGTGGCAACCACGTTGGAAGAATGCCTCTGTCGTTATGCTATTGAAGAATGACCCTTTTGTGAAAGAACTTGCTGATCAGTTTGACACAGAGGAAGTATTTGAATTTAATCTTTGCATGTGTTATGCAACTTAAAATCATTGTAAACTGACTTTGCGCATATTATGATTTTGTACTATCTTTCGAATGATTTGTAGATGAAACAACCTGCTGTCGAAGCAATGACCACTGTTCGATCCGAACCTAATTTTGTCGTCGTAAGGACGTTTATTGCACTGAAATGTACTCCACTTTTAATGTACTGTTGAATATTAATTGTGTGATGTCTGTTCACTTATGTAACAGGATCTTGATGTGAGTTCAACGCACAGCACAGATCCAGTTACTCCTACTGGAAAAAGACACTTTCCAGGCGTATCAAGCGAGTCAACAACCTCGGATGCCACGTGTGATGGAGAACTTTCATCAAACAAgttaaagaaaattataaaaatagagaAGATAGATTAGTAGTTCCTGCATAATTTTATGTatgttttggtgtgtttttgttttatggtgTGGACATGTTTTATTTCTTTTCcactttatttgttttttgtttgtattGCCACATAAACAAATCAGAC includes these proteins:
- the LOC131620146 gene encoding uncharacterized protein LOC131620146, which encodes MVESIGYSQTTSGARKQQINMMLRDGGENTINCTLWESYVEQFMKFKQERGDDSGPIFVMIQYAKVKEQGKFPLSVTNTFNVTVLGLNTDLLPMKEFIESFPKDSMITLSGQEGSNSQLSAQNSENQQMTPVQKLLSKAVVMPIGDIIKLRTITFCATVGETKMLVASPYGWYYRGCHACSCIARGDRAPFECEAGHFTEAEIFRYKIEIEVTHAGNSCNFLFWDRECELLLGLSASQLRHTMIKAGIHDPLEFPLALDQMLDF